One stretch of Chitinophaga pendula DNA includes these proteins:
- a CDS encoding (Fe-S)-binding protein produces the protein MNIVQELLFVIALGAGIYLFTGKARQIWRNISLGRDVALNDEPGKRFRNLLLLAFGQKKMFRNPLVAVLHFFVYAGFLIINIEILEIVLDGIFGKHRLFAPVIGSLYGVLIGCFELLAVTVILGCAVFLIRRNILKLKRFVSKDLEGWPRSDANYILITEIVLMLLFLTMNTADQVLQSRGVEHYTVTGSFWVTGQFTFLLSGLSDGTLIAIERACWWLHILGILAFLNYLPYSKHLHIVLAFPNAYFSDLRPKGKMENMPAVQHEVAMMLQPELAANAPADAAMPKFGAKDITDLTWKNLLDAYSCTECGRCTAACPANITGKLLSPRKIMMDTRDRAEEVGLNIKKNGSFQDDGKALLRDYISEEELRACTSCNACVEECPVSINPLHIILQLRRHLVMEESSAPQEWNMMFSNIENNMAPWKFSPDDRDRWATES, from the coding sequence ATGAATATAGTACAGGAGCTGTTATTTGTAATTGCCTTAGGGGCAGGCATCTATCTGTTTACCGGGAAAGCGCGCCAGATATGGCGGAATATCTCGTTGGGCAGGGATGTTGCGTTGAACGATGAGCCGGGTAAGCGTTTTCGTAATCTGTTGTTGCTGGCGTTTGGTCAGAAGAAGATGTTCCGGAATCCGCTGGTAGCAGTGCTGCATTTTTTCGTATATGCGGGTTTTCTTATTATCAATATTGAGATACTGGAAATCGTACTGGATGGGATATTCGGCAAGCATCGTTTATTCGCTCCTGTTATAGGCAGCTTATATGGTGTGTTGATCGGATGTTTTGAGTTGCTGGCGGTGACGGTGATCCTGGGTTGTGCGGTGTTTCTGATACGCAGGAATATATTGAAGTTAAAACGCTTCGTGAGTAAGGATCTGGAAGGGTGGCCGCGTTCTGATGCGAACTATATCCTGATCACGGAGATTGTGCTGATGTTGTTATTCCTGACGATGAATACTGCGGACCAGGTGTTACAATCGAGGGGAGTGGAGCATTATACGGTGACGGGCTCTTTCTGGGTGACGGGTCAGTTTACTTTTCTATTGAGCGGTTTATCTGACGGTACGCTGATCGCGATAGAGCGGGCGTGCTGGTGGTTGCATATACTTGGTATACTGGCGTTCCTTAACTATTTGCCTTATTCGAAGCACCTGCATATTGTACTGGCGTTCCCGAATGCTTATTTCAGTGATTTGCGTCCGAAGGGTAAGATGGAGAATATGCCTGCTGTACAGCACGAGGTAGCGATGATGCTGCAGCCGGAGTTGGCAGCGAATGCTCCTGCGGATGCGGCGATGCCGAAGTTTGGGGCGAAAGATATTACGGATCTGACGTGGAAGAACCTGTTGGATGCATATAGTTGTACGGAGTGTGGCCGTTGTACGGCGGCATGTCCGGCTAATATTACGGGTAAGTTGTTATCTCCCCGTAAGATTATGATGGATACGCGTGACAGGGCGGAGGAAGTGGGGTTGAACATTAAAAAGAACGGTAGTTTTCAGGATGACGGGAAGGCATTGTTGCGTGATTACATCAGTGAGGAGGAGTTGCGGGCCTGTACGAGTTGTAATGCTTGTGTGGAGGAGTGTCCGGTAAGTATTAATCCGTTGCATATTATCCTGCAGTTGCGTCGTCACCTGGTGATGGAGGAATCCAGTGCGCCGCAGGAGTGGAATA